CGTCCAGGCCGGCGCCCGCGGCGTCCTGGAAGCGGGCGGCACGTCCACGGCGGCGGGCGCGACGGCCCTCGCCGCCTTCGACGAGGACCTGCACACGCGCGCGTGGAGCCCGCGCGGCAGCGCGGGGCTGCTGGCGGGTGCGCTGTTCCTGGACTCCCTTCCGGTACGCGCCGGTTCACCGGCCAGGGCGGCCTGACGCCGACCGGCCGCCCGGACCCGCTCCGGGCGGCTGTCTGTTCACGGGCCTTGGCTGCGGGCGGACGTCTGTGCGGCTGTCTGTTCACGGGCCTTGGCTGCGGGCGGACTTCCGTGCGGCGTCAGTTCACGAGCACCGGCTGCGGGCCCGCCTCCGGCTGGGCGACGGCGACCTTGCGGCGTACCGCCGGGCCCATGGCGTACGACGCCACGAGCGTCGCCCCTCCCAGCAGCAGCCACCCGGCCGTGCCCCACCCGAGCAGCAGCGTCGTCAGCACGAGCGGGCCCAGCGTCCTCGCCACCGTCACGCCGGTGCCGAAGAAGCCCTGGTACTCGCCGACCCGGTTGGCCGGCGCCAGCTCGAAGGACAGCTGCCAGGACCCGGCGGACTGCCCCATCTCCGCGATCACCTGAAGCACCGCCCCGGCGACCAGCGCCCCGGCGGCCACCCACGCCGAGCCGCCCGCCGACAGCGCGAACACCGCGCACGCGGCCAGCATCACCCACCCCGACCGCCGCACCGCGCGCGTGGCCGGCACGAGCCCCGTGACCCCGCGCGCCATGCGCACCTGGAACAGCATCACGGCCCCGGTGTTCAGCACGAACAGCACGGAGACCAGCCAGGCCGGCGCGTCGGTCCGCTCCGCGATCCACAGCGGCAGCGCGAGGCTGAGCAGCGGCATCCGCAGCAGCAGGACGGTGTTGAGGAGCGTGACGACGACATAGCGCCGGTCGCGCACGACGGTCAGGCCGTGACGTTTCCGTGTACCGGCACGAGGCGGCGGCACCCGCGCCGGCGAAGGCAGCCGCAGCAGCACCCCCGCACACACCACGAAGCTCAGCACGTCCACCGCGAACACCCCGAGATACGCCGCCCGCGTCCCGGCCTGCAACGCCAGCCCGCCCAGCCCCGCACCCACCGCCAGACCGGCGTTGAACGCCGACTGAAGGTGCGCCAGCAGCCCGGTCCGCTCCCCGGCGGGCACCAGCCCCGCCAGCAGCGTCTGCCGGGCCGCCGCCAACCCCGACTGCGCGGCGGCGTAGACACACGCGGCCAGGACGAACGGCACGAACCCGCGTACGAACAGAAACGCCGCCACCGCGCCCCCGGCCACCACCGCCAGCAGTACCGCCGTCCCACGCGCCCCGTGCCGGTCCGCCAGCCGCCCCAGCGGCACCCCCGCCACCGCGCCGAGGGCCCACGCGAGGGTCAGCCCGAGCCCCACGCGCGCGGGGTCGAGGCCGACGACGTACGTGAAGTAGAGCGCCGACGTCACGAGGAAGGCACCGTCACCGACGGCGTTGGTCAACTGGGCGAGGGCGAGGACGCGTTGCGGCCCCCGGGGCGGGACGAGCGAGTTCGTCATACGACCGACGTTAGAAGCCGACTGGACCGACGAACAGGACCAATCACCGCCCCTCTCCCTGACCCAATCGGTCCCCACCGTGGCCCCCGTCAGCCGTCTCCCTGGCCCGATCCGTCCTCGCCATGGCCCCTCAGTCCGCTTCCCCGTAGTCCGCTCCCCCGTCCCCTCCGTCGAGGACCCGCCCCAGTACCTCCAGCGCCTCCGGATAGGCCCGCTCCCGAGGCGTTCCGTACCCCACGACCAGCCCCTGCGCCCGCCCGTCTGCGTCGTCCGGCGTGTGCCAGTGGTCGCCCAGCCGTCCCACCGCGAGCCCCGCCGCCTCGGCCCGCGCAAGCGTCTCCTTCTCGTCGGCGACCTCCACCAGCGCATGCAGCCCGGCCGCGATCCCGCGCACCGCCCGCCCCCTCCCCAGCCGGTGCACCAACTGGTCCCGGCGCCGCCGGTACCGCAGCCGGCAGGCCCGCACATGACGGTCGTAGGCATGGCTGTCGATGAGCTCGGCGAGCGCCAACTGCCCGATGGTCTCGGTGTGGTGATCGCTGTGCAGTTTGGCGTCGGCGACCGCGTCGACCAGGTGCGGCGGCAGCACCATCCACCCGAGCCGCAGCGCGGGCCCCAGGGTCTTCGACGCCGTGCCCAGATAGACCACGTGCCCGGGCGCCATGCCCTGGAGCGCCCCGACGGGCTGCCGGTCGTACCGGAACTCCCCGTCGTAGTCGTCCTCGACGATCAGCCCGCCCCGCGCGCGTGCCCAGTCGGTGACCGCCCGCCGCCGCGAGGGATCGAGCGTCACCCCGGTCGGATACTGGTGCGCCGGCGTCAGCACGACCGCCCGCGCGTCCCCCAACTCCCCCGCACAGGCACCCTTCTCGTCCACCCGCACCGGTACGACCCGACCGCCACCCCTGCGCACCACCTCCCGGTGGAAGGCCAGCCCGGGATCCTCCATGGCGATCTCGCCGCCGTCCAGCACGCGCGTGAGAAGCGCGAGCCCCTGCACGTACCCCGAGGTGATCACGATCCGCTCCGGCGGCGCGACGACCCCGCGCGCCCGCCCCAGATACCCCGACAACGCGGTCCGCAGCTCGATCCGCCCGCGCGGATCGCCGTAGTCGTACGCCAGAGAGGGCGCCGTGGCGATCGCCCGCCGCAACGCCCGCAACCAGGCCGCCGCGGGAAAGGCCCCGACATCCGGACTCCCCGGCCGCAGATCGAACCGAGGCGCACGCGCGCGTGAGGCGACGGACGGCACCTCGGCAGGGACAGCGGGCAGCGAGGCCACCTGCGTACCGGCCCCTTGCCGAGCGGTCAGATACCCCTCGGCGACAAGCTGGTCATAGGCCGCTTTGACAGTCCCCCGGGAAACCCCCAGCTCCTCAGCAAGCCGCCGAGTAGCAGGCAACCGAGCCCCAGGGGCGAGCCGCCCCACACGCACGGCATCCCGAAGAGCCCGCTCCAGGCCGGACCGCCGCCCTTCAGCAGCGATCAGCTCAACATGCAGGTCCACTGCAACCCCCTGGTCTTTTAGGGGCGCGGGGAACTGCGCGACCAGCCCCCACAGACCCGCAGCCCGCAAAGAGGGCCGGGCACCCCACTGGTACCCGGCCCTCATCAAAACGTCAGCCCTTCAGCGAAGCCATCCAGCTCTCGACCTCGTCGGACCGCCGAGGCAGCCCATCAGACATGTTCCGGTTGCCTTCCGGGGTCACCAGAATGTCGTCCTCGATCCGCACCCCGATACCCCGGTACTCCTCGGGCACGGTCAGATCGTCGGCCTGGAAGTACAGCCCGGGCTCGACGGTCAGGACCATCCCCGGCTCCAGGGTGCCGTCGACATACGACTCCACGCGCGCGGCGGCGCAGTCGTGGACGTCCATGCCGAGCATGTGCCCGGTCCCGTGCAGCGTCCAGCGCCGCTGGAGGCCGAGTTCCAGCACCCGCTCGACGGGCCCCTCGACAAGCCCCCACTCGACGAGCCGCTCGGTCAGCACCCGCTGCGCGGCGTCATGGAAGTCCCGGTACTTGGCGCCCGGCTGCACGGCCGCGATACCGGCCTCCTGGGCGTCGTACACGGCGTCGTAGATCTTCTTCTGGATCTCGCTGAAGCGGCCGTTGATCGGCAGCGTGCGCGTGACGTCGGCGGTGTAGTACGTGTGCGTCTCGACGCCCGCGTCCAGCAGCAGCAGATCACCGGAGCGCACCGGCCCGTCGTTGCGCACCCAGTGCAGGGTGCAGGCGTGCGGACCGGCGGCGCAGATGGAGCCGTAGCCGATGTCGTTGCCCTCGACGCGCGCGCGGAGGAAGAAGGTGCCCTCGATGTAGCGCTCGCTCGTCGCCTCGGCCTTGTCGAGGACCTTCACGACGTCCTCGAAGCCGCGCGCGGTCGAGTCGACGGCCTTTTGCAGCTCACCGATCTCGAAGTCGTCCTTGACCAGCCGCGCCTCCGAGAGGAAGACCCGCAGCTCCTCGTCCCGCTCGGCGGTGACCTTGTCGGTCAGCGCGGCCTCGATGCCGGCGTCGAAGCCCCGTACGACCCGCACCGGGCCGGTAGCCTCGCGCAGCGCGTCGGGCAGTTCGCGGACGTCGGAGGCGGGGATGCCGTACAGCTTCTCCGCCTCGGTCAGGGAGTGCCGGCGGCCCACCCACAGCTCGCCCTGGCCGGAGAGCCAGAACTCGCCGTTCTCGCGGTCGGACCGCGGCAGCAGGTAGATCGTCGCCTTGTGACCGTCTCCGGCCGGCTCCAGGACGAGGACGCCGTCCTCGGTCTGGTTTCCGGTGAGGTACGCGTACTCCACGGAGGCCCGGAAGGCGTACTCGGTGTCGTTGGAGCGCGTCTTCAGGTTGCCGGCGGGGATCACCAGCCGCTCGCCCGGGAAACGCGCGGAGAGCGCCGCACGGCGGGCCGCGGTCTCGGCGGCCTGGGCGATCGGCTCCAGGTCGTGCAGCTCGGTGTCGGCCCAGCCGGACTTCATGTTCTCGGCGAGCTCGTCGGAGACGCCCGGGTACAGGCCGTTCTTCCGCTGCTTGATGGGCTCTTCCGACTCAGTCTCCGGGGTCTCCGGGGTGAGCTCGTCGGCCACGGTCATCCTCCTCGATACGGCACTGGACCTTCTCCATCGTACGGTCGTACGGAAGGGGGCCCAGGGCCGGAAGGCCTGTTACACGCCGCTGTCCGGCGTTACACGGGGCGCTACTCGAAACGGGCGGCGAGCAGCACGACGTCCTCGTCGGAGTCCGCCCCGTCCAGCCCGTCCGGCAGCACGGTGCGCAGCACGTGATCGGTGATCGCGTCCGGGTCGTGCCGCAGCGCCTTGGGTACTCCGGCGGCGGCCGCGTGCAGCCGGGCGAAGGCGCGGTCGGTGGCGTCGCCGGTGCGGTGCAGCAGCCCGTCGGTGTAGAGCAGAACCGTCTCTCCGGGTTCGGCCACCAGCTCCACGCTCGGCGCCTCCCAGCAGGCGAGCATGCCGAGCGGCGCCGACACGGACGTCTCCACGAACTCCGTGCGCCGCGCACCGACCAGCAGCGGCGGGCAGTGCCCGGCACCGGCCAGCGTGATCTTGCGCAGTGCGGGCTCGCAGTAGGCGAACAGGGCGGTGGCGGAGCGGGCGGGCTCGGTCAGGCGCAGCAGCAGCTCCAGGTCGGACAGGACCGCGACCGGGTCCTCGCCCTCCATGACGGCGTACGCCCGCAGCGACGCTCTGAGCCGGCCCATCGCGGCGACCGCGCTGGGGCCCGAGCCGGTCACCGAGCCGACGGCCAGGCCGAGGGCCGCGTCGGGCAGCGGCAGTGCGTCGTACCAGTCGCCGCCGCCGCGCGGGCCGGTGCGGTGCCGGGCGGCGAGCTGGACACCGGCGACGCGGGGGAGGCGGGACGGCAGCAGCTCCTCGGCCATCGTCGCCATGCACGCGCGCGTGCGCTCGACCTCGACGACGCGGGCCAGGTGCTCGGTGGCGTAGCGGGCGTACAGGCCGACGAGGTGGCGCTGGCGCTCGGAGGGCTCGGCCGGTTCGTCGTAGAGCCATACGGCGGCGCCCAGCCGGCCTGCCGCGTCCGACGACAGGGGCAGCGCGTAGCTCGCGGCGTAGCCGAGGCGGGCGGCGACCTCGCGGTGGCGGGGGTCGAGGCCGTCCTCGGCGAAGAGGTCCGGTTCGGCGATCTCGCCGTCGCCGTCGGGCAGTCCCTCCAGGATGCGGCCGTACGACATGACGCTGCGCGGCACCGTCTCGATGTGACCGAGGTCGGCTCGGGCGAGGCCCAGGCCGATGGTGGTGTCGGGGCCGAGTCCGTCGCCGGGTTCCAGGACGACGAGACCGCGCCGGGCGCCCACCAGGGCGGCTCCGGCGCGCAGCAGTTCGGTCAGGGCGTCCGCGAGTGTGTCCGTGCGGGCCAGCCGTTCCGTGAGCTCATGGAGGGTCGTGAGGTCGGAGACCCAGCCGGCGAGCCGGTCCTGGAGCAGGGCTCCCGGGGCGCCCGGTGGAGAGGCCGGTGAGGTGTCCGGGGCTACGGGCGCGGGCGCGACAGTGTGTGCGGGCGAGGGAACCGTTGAATCGATTCCGGCCACTTTCGGAGGGTGAGGGGCGTTCATGGCGTCCGGCTTTCCGACCGGTGCGTATTGCTCAAAAGCATCGCAAACCCCCATGTCATTCTGCGCCGCTAGCAGTGTCTCCACATGTACACGCACTCGTGAGGGGATGTCCAGCATTGTCCTGCCGGGATTCCTGGTGTCCGTGGGTCACCGGTGCACCCCTTGCCGAAAAGCGAAGTTGGCTTGAAACTGACTCAGGTAACGCCTTATTGCGGTCGACTGGCCTTGCTCCACAGAGCGTCACAGCGGTCGTGATGGGTACGTACTCGGAGAAGACCAGGGGTGGTTGACAACCACCCGGAACCTGGTGACGGACCCGGGCGTCTTAGCCACCGACGACCGAGCCCCATCCTCCCGTGGCGGAGGCGAAGAGATACACGCGGGACGGCAAACGCCAGACTTCGCCACCCCCACGCCACGCCCATGCTTTTGATAGATGCAGTGTGGGCCCGGCTGCCGCAGACGCAGCCGACGTTCGGCCCATAGGGGTTCCCCTTGTCTCGGACAGGGGTGTGATGCGCCAACAGGTACGCACAGTGCAGTGATCGACACATGGTGTGATGTGGCCCACGGTGTTGCCAGCGGTGCAACGGAAAGGAACGAGCGCTCATGCGCGAGATCCTCGGAAAGGCACGCAGGCTCCTGTCCAAGCGGAACGACGGGGGGCCTGAGTTGATCAGCGCGGCCCTGACCTTCGCGACGGAATGGCAGTGGCCCGTACTCCCGGGTGCGGCCCCGGACCCGCAGGGCCGGGCCCGGTGCTCCTGCCCCGACCCCGAGTGCACGGTGCCCGGGGCGCACCCCTTCGATCCCGGCCTTCTCGCGGCCACGACCGACGAGCGCATGGTGCGCTGGTGGTGGACCAACCGGCCCGCCGCCCCGATCGTCCTGGCCACCGGTGGGCCCGCCCCTTGTGCGGTCTCCCTGCCGGCCCTCGCGGCCTCCCGGGCGCTCACCGCCCTCGACCGCCAGGGCATGCGCCTGGGCCCGGTGATCGCCTCGCACCACCGCTGGGCGATCCTCGTCAAGCCGTACTCCATGGAACAGTTGGGCGAACTGCTGTACGCCAAGGACTTCGTCCCCGGCTCGCTGCGGTTCCACGGCGAGGGCGGCTACCTCGCCCTGCCCCCGTCCGAGACGGGCCACGGCGCCATCCGCTGGGAGCGCGCCCCGCTGCCCGGTTCGGCCTCCCCGTGGGTGCCCGACGTCGAGGCCGTGGTCGACGCGGTGGTCGACGCCCTCACTCGTACGGGTGTGAGCGCGCCCGAGTTGTAAGGGTGTCGGGCGCGCGCGGAACCAGCCGTGCGCGCCCGGTCGTTATCGTCCCCTTTCATGAACCTTCGTCTCCTCGCCCTCTCGGGCGTCGTGGCATGCGCGGTCGCGCTGCCGCTGGCCGTGGCGTCCGCGGGGCAGGTGGGAGACGACGTCCGTGCAGCCGTACGGCCGTCCGGGCAGGAACGGTCTTCTGATGA
This DNA window, taken from Streptomyces sp. NBC_00663, encodes the following:
- a CDS encoding MFS transporter: MTNSLVPPRGPQRVLALAQLTNAVGDGAFLVTSALYFTYVVGLDPARVGLGLTLAWALGAVAGVPLGRLADRHGARGTAVLLAVVAGGAVAAFLFVRGFVPFVLAACVYAAAQSGLAAARQTLLAGLVPAGERTGLLAHLQSAFNAGLAVGAGLGGLALQAGTRAAYLGVFAVDVLSFVVCAGVLLRLPSPARVPPPRAGTRKRHGLTVVRDRRYVVVTLLNTVLLLRMPLLSLALPLWIAERTDAPAWLVSVLFVLNTGAVMLFQVRMARGVTGLVPATRAVRRSGWVMLAACAVFALSAGGSAWVAAGALVAGAVLQVIAEMGQSAGSWQLSFELAPANRVGEYQGFFGTGVTVARTLGPLVLTTLLLGWGTAGWLLLGGATLVASYAMGPAVRRKVAVAQPEAGPQPVLVN
- the pdxR gene encoding MocR-like pyridoxine biosynthesis transcription factor PdxR gives rise to the protein MDLHVELIAAEGRRSGLERALRDAVRVGRLAPGARLPATRRLAEELGVSRGTVKAAYDQLVAEGYLTARQGAGTQVASLPAVPAEVPSVASRARAPRFDLRPGSPDVGAFPAAAWLRALRRAIATAPSLAYDYGDPRGRIELRTALSGYLGRARGVVAPPERIVITSGYVQGLALLTRVLDGGEIAMEDPGLAFHREVVRRGGGRVVPVRVDEKGACAGELGDARAVVLTPAHQYPTGVTLDPSRRRAVTDWARARGGLIVEDDYDGEFRYDRQPVGALQGMAPGHVVYLGTASKTLGPALRLGWMVLPPHLVDAVADAKLHSDHHTETIGQLALAELIDSHAYDRHVRACRLRYRRRRDQLVHRLGRGRAVRGIAAGLHALVEVADEKETLARAEAAGLAVGRLGDHWHTPDDADGRAQGLVVGYGTPRERAYPEALEVLGRVLDGGDGGADYGEAD
- a CDS encoding aminopeptidase P family protein; this encodes MADELTPETPETESEEPIKQRKNGLYPGVSDELAENMKSGWADTELHDLEPIAQAAETAARRAALSARFPGERLVIPAGNLKTRSNDTEYAFRASVEYAYLTGNQTEDGVLVLEPAGDGHKATIYLLPRSDRENGEFWLSGQGELWVGRRHSLTEAEKLYGIPASDVRELPDALREATGPVRVVRGFDAGIEAALTDKVTAERDEELRVFLSEARLVKDDFEIGELQKAVDSTARGFEDVVKVLDKAEATSERYIEGTFFLRARVEGNDIGYGSICAAGPHACTLHWVRNDGPVRSGDLLLLDAGVETHTYYTADVTRTLPINGRFSEIQKKIYDAVYDAQEAGIAAVQPGAKYRDFHDAAQRVLTERLVEWGLVEGPVERVLELGLQRRWTLHGTGHMLGMDVHDCAAARVESYVDGTLEPGMVLTVEPGLYFQADDLTVPEEYRGIGVRIEDDILVTPEGNRNMSDGLPRRSDEVESWMASLKG
- a CDS encoding PP2C family protein-serine/threonine phosphatase → MLDIPSRVRVHVETLLAAQNDMGVCDAFEQYAPVGKPDAMNAPHPPKVAGIDSTVPSPAHTVAPAPVAPDTSPASPPGAPGALLQDRLAGWVSDLTTLHELTERLARTDTLADALTELLRAGAALVGARRGLVVLEPGDGLGPDTTIGLGLARADLGHIETVPRSVMSYGRILEGLPDGDGEIAEPDLFAEDGLDPRHREVAARLGYAASYALPLSSDAAGRLGAAVWLYDEPAEPSERQRHLVGLYARYATEHLARVVEVERTRACMATMAEELLPSRLPRVAGVQLAARHRTGPRGGGDWYDALPLPDAALGLAVGSVTGSGPSAVAAMGRLRASLRAYAVMEGEDPVAVLSDLELLLRLTEPARSATALFAYCEPALRKITLAGAGHCPPLLVGARRTEFVETSVSAPLGMLACWEAPSVELVAEPGETVLLYTDGLLHRTGDATDRAFARLHAAAAGVPKALRHDPDAITDHVLRTVLPDGLDGADSDEDVVLLAARFE
- a CDS encoding bifunctional DNA primase/polymerase, which produces MREILGKARRLLSKRNDGGPELISAALTFATEWQWPVLPGAAPDPQGRARCSCPDPECTVPGAHPFDPGLLAATTDERMVRWWWTNRPAAPIVLATGGPAPCAVSLPALAASRALTALDRQGMRLGPVIASHHRWAILVKPYSMEQLGELLYAKDFVPGSLRFHGEGGYLALPPSETGHGAIRWERAPLPGSASPWVPDVEAVVDAVVDALTRTGVSAPEL